A window of Brachybacterium fresconis contains these coding sequences:
- a CDS encoding NADP-dependent oxidoreductase yields MREIRFDRFGGPDVLTLHSDAPTPEPGPEELLVRVAYVGLNPLDYKIRDGSSGRAKDLQLPAGTGREMAGTVLSAGSDLDDAELGSRGLTPGTRVFGMRAPADHRGVAAEVIAIAADELAPIPDEIDDADLPRWAGLALVGLTAIATIEDTARIRSGQTVLVHGGSGGVGQLLIPMALEAGAAQVWATGRATNAERIRDLGATPIAYDTEDWQAEIHRRTDGRGVDVVLDTHYHSTFVPSLDHVVGSGLVVTLPTLADLSPAQERGVEAKVPRLRPGRDRLDRLVQGIRAGRYPLEVSQVLPLAEIAEAHRLLEDGHTRGKLVLDAQA; encoded by the coding sequence ATGCGTGAGATCCGTTTCGATCGCTTCGGCGGTCCCGACGTCCTGACCCTGCACTCCGACGCCCCGACTCCGGAGCCGGGGCCCGAAGAGCTGCTGGTCCGCGTCGCCTACGTCGGCCTGAACCCCTTGGACTACAAGATCCGCGACGGCTCGTCCGGGCGGGCGAAGGATCTTCAGCTGCCCGCGGGCACCGGTCGGGAGATGGCCGGCACCGTGCTCAGCGCCGGGTCGGACCTCGATGATGCCGAGCTCGGTTCCCGCGGCCTCACCCCCGGCACCCGCGTCTTCGGCATGCGGGCACCGGCTGATCATCGCGGCGTGGCCGCCGAGGTGATCGCGATCGCGGCCGACGAGCTCGCTCCCATCCCTGACGAGATCGACGACGCGGACCTCCCTCGCTGGGCCGGGCTGGCCCTGGTGGGTCTGACCGCGATCGCCACCATCGAGGACACCGCACGGATCCGGTCCGGGCAGACGGTGCTCGTCCACGGCGGCAGCGGCGGGGTGGGCCAGCTGCTGATCCCGATGGCCCTCGAGGCCGGGGCAGCACAGGTGTGGGCCACCGGGCGCGCCACCAACGCAGAGCGGATCCGCGACCTGGGCGCGACCCCGATCGCCTATGACACCGAGGACTGGCAGGCGGAGATCCACCGCCGGACCGATGGCCGTGGCGTGGACGTCGTCCTCGACACCCACTATCACTCGACCTTCGTGCCCAGCCTCGACCACGTCGTCGGCAGCGGCCTCGTGGTCACCCTGCCGACGCTGGCGGACCTCAGCCCCGCGCAGGAGCGCGGTGTCGAGGCGAAGGTGCCCCGTCTCCGGCCGGGCCGGGACCGCCTGGACCGCCTGGTGCAGGGGATCCGTGCGGGCCGCTATCCGCTGGAGGTCTCCCAGGTGCTGCCGCTGGCGGAGATCGCCGAGGCCCATCGTCTGCTCGAGGACGGCCACACGCGCGGCAAGCTGGTGCTCGACGCCCAGGCCTGA
- a CDS encoding PKD domain-containing protein: MDTVAADGEGYLTSERVRVDTQADSEELLGFDCTARGGGGAPAEGSSEPVVITITRSDFESMEVEPLVASAGPEDGWLPVNMVNVLYAESQSQTLATEVLGVPVSVRAVPVSYHWDLGDGNTITTTDAGEPYPSEAVSGTYRYEGWYDVTLTTTFSGQFSVAGGPWQDIDGTIEVASDPIPVYSKSLESRLVDGDVPVDENEDPWVPERTAETEGPQDPEATHRET, from the coding sequence ATGGATACCGTCGCCGCTGACGGTGAGGGATACCTGACTTCAGAGCGGGTCAGGGTGGACACGCAGGCCGATTCTGAGGAGCTGCTCGGGTTCGACTGCACAGCCCGCGGCGGCGGTGGGGCACCAGCTGAAGGGTCGTCGGAGCCCGTCGTCATCACTATCACGCGGAGCGACTTCGAGTCGATGGAAGTCGAGCCACTTGTCGCGAGTGCAGGTCCGGAAGATGGCTGGTTGCCGGTCAACATGGTCAACGTGCTCTACGCGGAGTCCCAGTCGCAGACTCTGGCGACCGAGGTCCTCGGCGTGCCGGTGTCCGTGCGTGCGGTCCCGGTGTCCTACCACTGGGATCTCGGCGACGGGAACACGATCACGACGACGGATGCGGGGGAGCCGTATCCGTCGGAGGCCGTCTCGGGAACCTACCGGTACGAGGGGTGGTACGACGTCACGTTGACGACGACGTTCAGCGGTCAGTTCTCCGTGGCCGGCGGCCCGTGGCAGGACATCGACGGCACGATCGAGGTCGCGTCGGACCCGATTCCGGTCTACTCGAAGTCGCTGGAATCCCGACTGGTCGACGGTGATGTGCCGGTGGACGAGAACGAGGACCCGTGGGTTCCGGAGCGCACGGCGGAGACAGAGGGCCCGCAGGACCCTGAGGCGACACATCGCGAGACCTGA
- a CDS encoding DUF58 domain-containing protein has translation MPTRPTAALVRAAVIGCACLALAVLVGRPVIILAGLPLLVWTLVAVARRVARGEEHGTVAATVTPNRRSIEEGGTAAVSVRTAPGVLTAATIPLPPHSRFSPRHGSAAGDGSLRLRVSAQRWGRIRVGPVHVLVSDAFGAFRAQQRLPRLDVQVIPHSTVLEAPVEVPTPIGISGMHLSRRRGDGTALSEVRAFRPGDRLHRINWRVSNRTGTLHTNATFTEQDTDVLLVTDTIADVAAAPWSGESAPTSLDMTIRATSAVARHYLTAGDRVSVFDIGHLIGPIRPGTGPRQLRVLTDALARATREDGRARPARRLRTVRPGTLTVVCSPLLHAEAIAQIGVLVAHGADVIVVDTLPPSIGDVSVLKGKPLRLDGKVSDRFWPEAWALRRLLRERTVRELRESGVPVTAWEGPSSLAPVLLSLSAARSAPRMRRS, from the coding sequence GTGCCGACCAGGCCGACCGCCGCGCTGGTGCGTGCTGCGGTGATCGGGTGCGCCTGCCTGGCACTGGCGGTTCTGGTGGGACGGCCGGTGATCATCCTCGCCGGCCTGCCGCTGCTGGTGTGGACGCTGGTCGCCGTCGCCCGTCGGGTCGCGCGCGGGGAGGAGCACGGCACGGTGGCGGCCACCGTGACACCCAATCGCCGTTCCATCGAGGAGGGCGGTACAGCAGCCGTCTCGGTCCGGACCGCTCCGGGCGTGCTGACCGCGGCCACGATCCCGCTGCCGCCCCACTCCCGCTTCTCACCCCGGCACGGCTCCGCGGCCGGCGACGGGTCGCTCCGGCTGCGCGTCAGTGCTCAGCGGTGGGGTCGGATCCGTGTGGGGCCGGTGCACGTGCTGGTCAGCGATGCCTTCGGCGCATTCCGCGCCCAACAGCGGCTGCCGCGGCTGGATGTGCAGGTGATCCCGCACTCGACGGTGCTCGAAGCGCCCGTGGAGGTCCCGACGCCGATCGGGATCAGCGGGATGCATCTGTCCCGGCGGCGCGGCGACGGCACCGCCCTGTCGGAGGTGCGGGCGTTCCGCCCCGGTGACCGGCTCCACCGCATCAACTGGCGCGTCTCCAACCGCACCGGCACGCTGCACACCAACGCGACCTTCACCGAGCAGGACACCGACGTCCTGCTCGTCACCGATACCATCGCGGACGTCGCCGCGGCCCCCTGGAGCGGCGAGAGCGCCCCCACCAGCCTCGACATGACGATCCGGGCGACCTCCGCGGTGGCCAGGCACTACCTCACCGCCGGCGATCGGGTCTCGGTGTTCGACATCGGGCACCTGATCGGTCCGATCCGGCCGGGCACCGGACCGCGGCAGCTGCGCGTGCTCACCGACGCCCTCGCCCGGGCGACCCGCGAGGACGGTCGCGCCCGCCCCGCCCGTCGGCTGCGCACGGTGCGGCCCGGCACCCTGACGGTGGTCTGCTCCCCGCTGCTGCACGCCGAGGCCATCGCGCAGATCGGGGTCCTCGTGGCGCACGGGGCGGACGTCATCGTCGTGGACACGCTCCCGCCGAGCATCGGCGACGTGTCCGTGCTGAAGGGCAAGCCGCTGCGCCTGGACGGCAAGGTCTCGGACCGGTTCTGGCCGGAGGCGTGGGCGCTGCGCCGCCTGCTGCGCGAGAGGACCGTGCGGGAGCTGCGCGAGTCCGGGGTCCCGGTGACGGCCTGGGAGGGCCCGTCCTCGCTGGCCCCGGTGCTGCTGTCGCTGTCGGCGGCGCGGTCAGCGCCGCGGATGAGGAGGTCGTGA
- a CDS encoding molybdopterin molybdotransferase MoeA: MTDARVDPWQWRDLLQREIILPRVGLDAPVHEAVGAVLDADVHSPEDLPALPIAAMDGFAVRREDLQGEDGVRGAITLPVSTELPARPGAVGALAPGTAARIMTGAPVPPGADAVVEVEATDADPFGPTPAAVTIRLQQMPAAGRHILAVGEEVARGAVLARAGDRVSGGLIGLVRALGLPTLPVLRSPRVAVVVTGDELAGEDAAPGAVRESNGTMLGAALTADGAEARALHSGDDHAQLRSTLDVAAERSDLVLTTGGIGHGAFDVVKTLLGDRGDDTSRFEHLALRPGGPQGVGRLPDGTPIIHLPGTPVGALVGYHLFVRPLLAGIEAAPRRVRLGDDDLGAEHSRRGGLHALPGRLRRDADGSEVVDLLPGRRLAPYGRADAIVLAGADAGSEVAGTVEEIGGRDDGRVLIIPL; this comes from the coding sequence ATGACCGACGCCCGTGTCGACCCCTGGCAATGGCGAGATCTGCTGCAGCGGGAGATCATCCTGCCGCGCGTGGGTCTCGACGCCCCGGTGCACGAGGCCGTCGGCGCCGTGCTGGACGCCGACGTCCACAGCCCCGAGGATCTCCCGGCTCTGCCGATCGCCGCGATGGACGGCTTCGCCGTGCGGCGGGAGGACCTGCAGGGGGAGGACGGCGTCCGCGGCGCGATCACCCTGCCGGTGAGCACCGAGCTCCCTGCCCGGCCGGGCGCGGTCGGCGCCCTCGCCCCGGGCACGGCCGCCCGCATCATGACGGGTGCGCCGGTGCCCCCGGGGGCCGACGCGGTCGTCGAGGTCGAGGCGACCGACGCCGACCCCTTCGGCCCGACGCCGGCCGCCGTCACCATCCGCCTCCAGCAGATGCCCGCTGCGGGCCGCCACATCCTGGCCGTCGGGGAGGAGGTCGCCCGGGGCGCGGTGCTCGCCCGGGCCGGGGACCGGGTCAGCGGCGGTCTGATCGGTCTGGTCCGCGCCCTCGGACTGCCGACGCTCCCGGTCCTGCGGTCACCGCGGGTCGCGGTCGTGGTCACCGGGGACGAGCTCGCGGGAGAGGACGCCGCCCCGGGGGCCGTGCGCGAATCGAACGGGACGATGCTCGGAGCCGCCCTGACCGCCGACGGCGCCGAGGCGCGGGCCCTGCACAGCGGCGACGACCACGCCCAGCTGCGCAGCACCCTGGATGTCGCCGCCGAGCGGTCCGACCTGGTGCTCACCACCGGCGGGATCGGCCACGGCGCCTTCGACGTGGTCAAGACGCTGCTGGGGGACCGGGGCGACGACACCTCGCGCTTCGAGCACCTGGCGCTGCGGCCGGGCGGCCCGCAGGGCGTCGGACGGCTCCCGGACGGGACCCCCATCATCCATCTGCCCGGCACCCCGGTCGGCGCGCTGGTCGGCTACCACCTGTTCGTCCGGCCGCTGCTCGCCGGCATCGAGGCCGCACCGCGTCGAGTGCGCCTCGGTGATGATGACCTGGGAGCAGAGCACTCGCGCCGCGGCGGTCTGCACGCACTGCCCGGCCGGCTGCGGCGGGACGCGGACGGCTCCGAGGTGGTCGATCTGCTGCCCGGCCGGCGCCTGGCACCGTACGGGCGGGCCGACGCGATCGTGCTCGCGGGGGCCGACGCGGGATCAGAGGTCGCGGGGACGGTTGAGGAGATCGGCGGCCGGGACGATGGCCGCGTGCTGATCATCCCCCTCTGA
- a CDS encoding AAA family ATPase has protein sequence MNHPTPLSPAEATAAAQRVLDAVETAVVGKRESLEMVLTGILAGGHVLLEDLPGLGKTLAARSFAQALGLPFTRAQFTPDLLPADLTGAEVFDQRTGEFVFRPGPVFTGLLLADEINRTPPKTQSALLEAMQEHQVSVEGTTRKLPQPFHVLATANPVEHEGTYPLPEAQLDRFLLRLSFGYPTAAQEWDVVSRRIDRRREDQTVAEVLDADGLLGVQAAVEDVHVEDSVGHYAVELVAATRSHQHALVGASPRGTLALITCARALALIRGRTYIVPEDVKMLAHPALDHRVTVKPELWLQNATGAGVVDSVLDQVPVPVAEDDPSGGAGAGARAPSGATA, from the coding sequence ATGAATCACCCCACCCCCCTGTCCCCTGCCGAGGCGACCGCCGCCGCCCAGCGCGTGCTCGATGCCGTCGAGACCGCCGTGGTCGGCAAGCGGGAGTCCCTCGAGATGGTGCTGACCGGGATCCTCGCCGGAGGTCACGTGCTGCTCGAGGACCTGCCAGGGCTCGGCAAGACCCTCGCCGCACGGTCCTTCGCCCAAGCGCTGGGCCTGCCCTTCACCCGCGCTCAGTTCACCCCGGACCTGCTGCCGGCGGACCTCACCGGCGCCGAGGTCTTCGACCAGCGCACCGGTGAGTTCGTGTTCCGCCCCGGCCCGGTGTTCACCGGCCTGCTGCTGGCCGACGAGATCAACCGCACGCCGCCGAAGACCCAGTCGGCCCTGCTGGAGGCCATGCAGGAGCATCAGGTCTCCGTCGAGGGCACCACCCGCAAGCTGCCACAGCCCTTCCACGTGCTGGCCACCGCCAACCCCGTCGAGCACGAGGGCACCTACCCGCTGCCCGAGGCCCAGCTGGACCGCTTCCTGCTGCGGCTGTCCTTCGGGTACCCGACCGCGGCTCAGGAGTGGGACGTCGTCTCGCGCCGGATCGATCGCCGCCGCGAGGACCAGACGGTCGCCGAAGTACTCGACGCCGACGGGCTGCTCGGGGTCCAGGCCGCGGTGGAGGACGTGCACGTCGAGGACTCGGTGGGCCACTACGCGGTCGAACTGGTCGCCGCCACCCGCAGCCACCAGCACGCCCTGGTCGGTGCATCCCCCCGCGGCACCCTCGCCCTGATCACCTGCGCCCGGGCGCTCGCCCTGATCCGGGGCCGGACCTACATCGTTCCCGAGGACGTCAAGATGCTCGCCCACCCGGCGCTCGACCACCGCGTCACGGTCAAGCCCGAGCTGTGGCTGCAGAACGCCACCGGTGCGGGCGTCGTCGACTCGGTCCTGGACCAGGTCCCGGTGCCGGTCGCCGAGGACGACCCGTCGGGCGGCGCAGGGGCCGGGGCCCGCGCCCCGTCGGGCGCCACGGCGTGA
- a CDS encoding sulfatase family protein: MEPMKTPHPSSVADTTADRNAPAAAEGATPQTAPSPGATSGVDGHDGARPNIVFILTDDHAAHAISAYSGRVNSTPNLDRIAAQGARLDSLYCTNSICTPSRATILSGTYSHINGAATIYSGFDYRVRTFPQVLHECGYRTALFGKWHLGHEAHNDPQGFDEWRIYRGQGEYNDPVMYGIDAAGERVDEVVPGYATDTVTDLALDWLDRTQDENPDAPFCLLLHHKAPHRNWIPHPRHADLYPLDSIPEPDTLFDDHSGMSRAVRDVRMSIADDLTENDLKQPMPPELEGEEHREARTRRNYQLYMRDYLQTIQAIDDSTGRVLADLESRGLAENTIVVYTSDQGFFLGDHGWFDKRLMFDQSLQMPMMVRWPAQIAAGSVVEELATNVDLAATLLDACGLDPDESLPDQQGRSLLPLLDGTADDATRGAWPDAMYYRYWEHEDPSHRAPAHYGIRTSTHKLIHYYGDGMGAPGSSDAIREPEWEMYDVVADPAELTNIADDPEHAVIRADLEKRLAQLQAEVGDRPYEGPQTPRPQWGR, from the coding sequence ATGGAGCCGATGAAGACCCCGCACCCCAGCAGCGTCGCCGACACGACCGCCGACAGGAACGCCCCGGCTGCCGCCGAGGGCGCCACCCCGCAGACCGCCCCCAGCCCGGGCGCGACCTCGGGCGTCGACGGTCATGACGGAGCCCGGCCCAACATCGTCTTCATCCTCACCGACGACCATGCCGCTCACGCCATCAGCGCCTACTCCGGCCGGGTCAACTCCACCCCGAACCTCGACCGGATCGCCGCGCAGGGCGCACGGCTCGACTCGCTGTACTGCACCAACTCGATCTGCACCCCGAGCCGTGCCACCATCCTCTCGGGCACCTACTCGCACATCAACGGCGCCGCCACGATCTACTCCGGCTTCGACTACCGGGTGCGCACGTTCCCGCAGGTCCTGCACGAATGCGGGTACCGTACCGCCCTGTTCGGCAAGTGGCACCTCGGCCATGAGGCGCACAACGACCCGCAGGGGTTCGACGAGTGGCGCATCTACCGCGGTCAGGGCGAGTACAACGATCCGGTCATGTACGGCATCGACGCCGCGGGGGAGCGCGTGGACGAGGTGGTCCCCGGCTATGCCACCGACACCGTCACCGACCTGGCGCTCGACTGGCTCGATCGCACCCAGGACGAGAACCCCGACGCCCCCTTCTGCCTTCTGCTGCACCACAAGGCCCCGCATCGCAACTGGATCCCCCACCCCCGCCACGCGGACCTCTACCCGCTGGACTCGATCCCCGAGCCGGACACCCTGTTCGATGACCACTCGGGCATGAGCCGCGCCGTCCGCGACGTGCGCATGAGCATCGCCGACGACCTCACGGAGAACGACCTCAAGCAGCCGATGCCGCCCGAGCTCGAGGGCGAGGAGCACCGGGAGGCTCGCACCCGTCGCAACTACCAGCTGTACATGCGCGACTATCTCCAGACGATCCAGGCGATCGACGACTCCACCGGCAGAGTGCTCGCCGACCTCGAATCCCGCGGACTCGCGGAGAACACGATCGTGGTCTACACCTCCGACCAGGGGTTCTTCCTCGGCGACCACGGCTGGTTCGACAAACGGCTGATGTTCGACCAGTCCCTGCAGATGCCGATGATGGTGCGGTGGCCGGCGCAGATCGCCGCCGGATCGGTGGTCGAGGAGCTCGCCACCAACGTCGACCTCGCCGCCACGCTGCTCGACGCCTGCGGCCTCGACCCCGACGAGTCGCTCCCGGACCAGCAGGGTCGCAGCCTGCTCCCGCTGCTGGACGGCACCGCCGACGATGCCACGCGCGGGGCCTGGCCGGACGCCATGTACTACCGCTACTGGGAGCACGAGGATCCCTCCCACCGCGCCCCCGCTCATTACGGCATCCGCACCAGCACTCACAAGCTGATCCACTACTACGGCGACGGGATGGGGGCACCCGGCTCCTCCGACGCGATCCGCGAGCCCGAGTGGGAGATGTACGACGTGGTCGCCGACCCTGCCGAGCTCACCAACATCGCGGACGATCCCGAGCATGCCGTGATCCGCGCCGATCTCGAGAAGCGCCTGGCCCAGCTGCAGGCCGAGGTGGGGGACCGGCCCTATGAAGGGCCGCAGACGCCGCGCCCGCAGTGGGGTCGGTGA
- a CDS encoding DUF4129 domain-containing protein has protein sequence MTGEDGGTGGTGGTGPGGTAGPHRRLLAVLLLIAALGGLGLATLGASAERAGDPVYVGDATRDLPSFVTREAEEMPTFETAAPPEQPPRPDRSGTAVTTALIVLGVILAIVAAWVIHRMRQLARPAPPLADEADEDELTVTQVRAAFEDARGHLSTVVEAHDAVIAAWLALERAIAAAGVRRRPSQTTLEFVVAVLATLQLDRSALDRLAHLYRRALFDDQPLVEADREDAIELLDRLTTDLDARVEEGAG, from the coding sequence ATGACCGGCGAGGACGGCGGCACCGGCGGGACCGGCGGCACCGGCCCCGGGGGCACCGCCGGCCCGCATCGCCGCCTCCTCGCCGTGCTGTTGCTGATCGCCGCTCTGGGCGGGCTCGGCCTGGCCACCCTCGGTGCCTCCGCCGAGCGCGCCGGGGACCCCGTCTACGTCGGCGATGCCACCCGGGACCTGCCCAGCTTCGTCACCCGCGAGGCGGAGGAGATGCCGACGTTCGAGACCGCCGCGCCCCCGGAGCAGCCCCCGCGCCCGGACCGCTCGGGCACCGCGGTGACCACCGCCCTCATCGTGCTCGGCGTGATCCTCGCGATCGTCGCCGCCTGGGTGATCCACCGGATGCGCCAGCTCGCCCGTCCCGCACCGCCCCTGGCCGACGAGGCCGATGAGGACGAGCTGACCGTCACGCAGGTCCGCGCCGCCTTCGAGGACGCTCGAGGGCATCTGTCGACGGTGGTCGAGGCCCATGATGCGGTGATCGCGGCCTGGCTGGCCCTGGAGCGGGCGATCGCCGCCGCCGGCGTCCGACGTCGGCCTTCCCAGACCACCCTCGAATTCGTGGTGGCGGTGCTGGCGACCCTGCAGCTGGACCGCTCCGCCCTGGACCGGCTCGCCCATCTGTACCGTCGGGCGCTGTTCGACGACCAGCCGCTGGTCGAGGCCGACCGCGAGGACGCGATCGAGCTGCTCGACCGTCTCACCACCGATCTCGACGCCCGCGTCGAGGAGGGGGCGGGATGA
- a CDS encoding THUMP-like domain-containing protein — MVPRPLDDPDAAVRALEPVLQSSGWALLNSLPPYREQDALRQGARLRGAGHSPELVSAVMTQSRLRARAADKFGEFASSMLFTPHGLEQATRLPVAAMHAERFQRAGVASVADLGCGIGGDAMALAGLGLQVRAVDRDPLAVAVATMNLRSFPAATVHLGRAEGHDPTDTEGIWLDPARRAPTRSGTRRLHDPEEYEPPLSAVIDLAHRLGRDGEAGPLGAKLGPGIDRDALPHDIETQWLSFHGQVLEATAWFGPLAREGVTSSAVLIDRAGAHRLDRGAEAIPDPAPGALGDHLYEPDGAVIRAGLIGCLATELGARTLDETIAYLTGDRRVDTPFARGYAVRDVMPFGLKRLTSYLREHHLGVLEIKKRGTAVEPDELRRKLRPRRFGHEAATLILTRIAGEQSIIIASPHGAPGTSEGPTT; from the coding sequence ATGGTTCCGCGCCCCCTCGACGATCCCGATGCCGCGGTCCGCGCGCTCGAGCCGGTCCTGCAGAGCTCCGGCTGGGCGCTGCTGAACTCGTTGCCGCCCTACCGCGAGCAGGATGCCCTGCGTCAGGGCGCCCGGCTGCGCGGGGCCGGCCATTCCCCGGAGCTGGTCTCCGCCGTGATGACGCAGTCGCGGCTGCGGGCACGGGCGGCCGACAAGTTCGGCGAATTCGCCTCCTCGATGCTGTTCACACCGCACGGCCTCGAACAGGCGACCCGACTGCCGGTCGCGGCGATGCACGCGGAGCGCTTCCAGCGCGCAGGCGTCGCCTCGGTCGCGGATCTCGGCTGCGGGATCGGCGGGGATGCCATGGCGCTGGCGGGCCTGGGCCTGCAGGTGCGGGCCGTGGACCGCGACCCGCTCGCCGTCGCCGTCGCCACCATGAACCTGCGCTCCTTCCCGGCGGCCACGGTGCATCTGGGCCGGGCCGAGGGCCACGACCCCACCGACACCGAGGGCATCTGGCTGGACCCGGCCCGTCGTGCCCCGACCCGCAGCGGCACGCGGCGGCTGCACGACCCCGAGGAGTACGAGCCACCGCTGTCGGCCGTCATCGATCTCGCCCATCGCCTCGGCCGCGACGGAGAGGCCGGGCCATTGGGCGCGAAGCTCGGTCCCGGCATCGACCGTGATGCGCTCCCGCACGACATCGAGACCCAGTGGCTGTCCTTCCACGGGCAGGTCCTCGAGGCCACCGCCTGGTTCGGTCCGCTCGCCCGGGAGGGTGTGACCTCCTCGGCGGTTCTCATCGACCGGGCCGGGGCGCACCGCCTGGACCGCGGCGCGGAGGCGATTCCCGATCCCGCGCCCGGTGCGCTCGGCGATCATCTCTACGAGCCCGACGGAGCGGTGATCCGCGCGGGCCTGATCGGGTGCCTGGCCACCGAGCTGGGAGCCCGCACGCTCGATGAGACCATCGCCTATCTCACCGGGGACCGCCGGGTCGACACGCCCTTCGCCCGCGGCTATGCCGTGCGCGACGTGATGCCGTTCGGGCTGAAGCGGCTGACCTCCTATCTGCGCGAGCATCACCTCGGGGTGCTCGAGATCAAGAAGCGCGGCACGGCGGTCGAGCCCGATGAGCTGCGCCGCAAGCTCCGACCGCGCCGGTTCGGGCACGAGGCGGCCACCCTGATCCTCACCCGCATCGCCGGGGAGCAGTCCATCATCATCGCCTCCCCGCACGGCGCCCCCGGCACCTCGGAGGGGCCGACGACATGA
- a CDS encoding HNH endonuclease signature motif containing protein: MATSVQEWNASLAALLERAPRADDLKRVSDPDLIDTISSLERAKGTISAAQAHAEIAFRDSQVDLQRRQDVPRALRGRGVADQIAMARRITPTQASGQVALHRVLIETLPRTTSLLERGEISEWAAQEVAKNVFVLDDDKRAQIDAELEPRLPTLTATRTGNVTRARAQELDPAAAVARAKRAVADRRTSLRPAPDGMSILRSVLPTKDGVAAYKTLTQVAKSAKSSGDERSKGQIMADTLVERVTGAKTVDEIPVEVNLLMTDTTLLNDDDRAAWMDGHPIPGRLARDIALGVASSPAGIRRSPDPDETELSGVDDGQAGAAPEHAVQDELAHGPDATEDPERAPCEPERRAGPTGPSPNDLTNAARWIRRLYTDPRTGELVAADPRRRLFRGEVRRFILQRDQRCRTPWCDAAIHDIDHATRYADGGATTADNGIGHCQRFNLVKEIPGWTTTQQPGADGEPSTLTITTPTGHRYTSSAPALQPPVDSAPADGPPADPLPTVPPPDDGDPGDAYPRAG; this comes from the coding sequence ATGGCAACCTCAGTGCAGGAGTGGAACGCGTCCCTGGCTGCGCTCCTCGAGCGGGCTCCCCGAGCCGACGACCTGAAGAGGGTCTCCGATCCGGATCTGATCGACACCATCAGCTCGCTCGAACGGGCGAAGGGCACGATCAGCGCAGCCCAGGCCCATGCCGAGATCGCGTTCCGGGACTCGCAGGTCGATCTGCAGCGACGCCAGGACGTCCCCCGTGCACTACGCGGTCGTGGGGTTGCCGACCAGATAGCGATGGCTCGTCGCATCACCCCCACGCAGGCCTCCGGTCAGGTGGCTCTGCATCGCGTTCTGATCGAGACTCTGCCGCGCACCACGAGTCTGCTCGAGCGCGGCGAGATCAGCGAATGGGCCGCACAGGAGGTCGCCAAGAACGTGTTCGTGCTCGACGATGACAAGCGGGCACAGATCGATGCCGAGCTGGAGCCTCGACTGCCGACGCTCACCGCGACGCGCACCGGGAACGTCACTCGTGCCCGCGCTCAGGAGCTTGACCCCGCGGCGGCCGTGGCTCGGGCGAAGAGGGCCGTGGCCGATCGGAGGACGTCGCTCCGGCCCGCTCCCGATGGCATGTCGATCCTCCGCTCTGTGCTGCCGACGAAGGACGGCGTCGCCGCATACAAGACGCTCACCCAGGTGGCGAAATCCGCGAAGAGCTCGGGCGATGAGCGGAGCAAGGGGCAGATCATGGCCGATACGCTCGTCGAGCGCGTCACCGGTGCGAAGACCGTCGATGAGATTCCGGTCGAGGTCAACCTGCTGATGACGGATACGACGCTGCTGAACGACGACGACCGGGCGGCGTGGATGGACGGGCACCCGATCCCGGGCCGCCTCGCCCGAGACATCGCCTTGGGTGTCGCCTCGAGCCCCGCAGGCATTCGCAGGTCGCCGGACCCGGATGAGACCGAGTTGAGCGGGGTCGACGACGGTCAGGCCGGAGCAGCCCCGGAGCACGCCGTGCAGGACGAGCTTGCGCACGGACCGGACGCGACGGAGGATCCGGAACGAGCCCCATGCGAACCAGAGCGACGGGCCGGGCCGACCGGGCCCTCGCCGAACGACCTGACGAACGCCGCCCGCTGGATCCGACGCCTGTACACCGATCCCCGCACCGGGGAGCTGGTCGCCGCCGATCCGCGCAGGAGGCTGTTCCGCGGGGAGGTCCGCCGCTTCATCCTGCAGCGGGACCAGCGCTGCCGCACGCCCTGGTGCGATGCGGCCATCCACGACATCGATCACGCGACCCGTTACGCAGACGGCGGCGCAACGACCGCCGACAACGGCATCGGGCACTGCCAGCGCTTCAACCTGGTCAAGGAGATCCCCGGCTGGACGACCACCCAGCAGCCCGGGGCCGACGGCGAACCGAGCACCTTGACGATCACCACGCCGACGGGACACCGATACACCTCGTCCGCCCCCGCGCTTCAGCCGCCCGTCGACTCCGCACCGGCCGACGGGCCGCCCGCCGACCCGCTGCCGACGGTCCCGCCGCCCGATGATGGGGACCCTGGCGACGCGTACCCCCGTGCGGGGTGA